A genomic window from Phyllopteryx taeniolatus isolate TA_2022b chromosome 2, UOR_Ptae_1.2, whole genome shotgun sequence includes:
- the adma gene encoding adrenomedullin a, whose protein sequence is MKVIWQAFLYCCLVATAAHCAELEVNPELKKRLSIHRLGSRLRRDPDSDTANSERLVGREVVGDTSLPRPGSETGVRTKRSKNSANQPRRQGCSLGTCSVHDLAHRLHILNSKLKTCNAPTSKLSPHGYGRRRRALPARRLALRLEQGELLRPVRSTADSQVHKLEALLRQT, encoded by the exons ATGAAAGTCATCTGGCAGGCCTTCCTCTATTGCTGCCTGGTGGCCACAGCGGCACACTGTGCGGAACTCGAAGTGAATCCCGAGTTAAAAAAGAG GCTCAGCATACACAGGCTCGGGAGCAGACTCAGACGGGATCCGGACAGCGACACCGCCAACTCCGAGCGCCTCGTCGGGCGAGAGGTCGTCGGGGATACCTCGCTGCCACGTCCCGG CAGCGAGACCGGCGTGCGAACCAAGAGGTCCAAAAATTCCGCCAATCAGCCACGAAGACAGGGCTGCTCTCTGGGCACCTGCTCAGTGCACGACCTGGCGCACCGCCTGCACATTCTCAACAGCAAGCTGAAGACCTGCAACGCCCCCACCTCCAAGCTCAGCCCGCACGGATACGGCCGCAGACGCCGCGCCCTGCCGGCCCGTAGACTCGCGCTGAGGCTGGAGCAAGGCGAGCTGCTCAGGCCCGTGCGGAGCACCGCTGACTCCCAGGTCCACAAGCTGGAGGCTCTGCTCAGGCAGACATGA
- the lyve1a gene encoding lymphatic vessel endothelial hyaluronic acid receptor 1a, whose amino-acid sequence MKSIFLFVTAALSVAAVFSQRNVTMNLQVFPAKSIAGVIQLSLVNDQKQPVYGFNITEARDLCARLGLNLASKDQVAEAHNRGLETCRFGWIDEHYAVIPRVQALLNCGQNRTGLVPWRAALDKKFDVFCFNQSDDTAEEETTSPVSSDSLSPTPALFIFNLSLSSELSLLDSLQGAQLARLSGGEQSSGRGKVIVITSACAVLLAAIAVLAYVKVKRRLHRADATQERGEVVDIGS is encoded by the exons ATGAAGAGCATTTTCCTTTTCGTCACTGCGGCGCTGTCTGTCGCTGCCGTCTTCTCGCAGCGGAATGTCACGATGAACCTGCAAG TGTTCCCGGCGAAGAGCATCGCCGGAGTGATCCAGCTCAGCCTCGTCAATGACCAAAAGCAGCCCGTGTACGGTTTCAATATCACCGAAGCGCGAGACCTCTGCGCTCGCCTCGGACTCAACCTCGCCTCCAAAGACCAAGTCGCCGAAGCCCACAATAGGGGCTTAGAAACGTGCAG GTTCGGATGGATTGACGAGCATTATGCGGTCATCCCTCGTGTCCAGGCGCTTTTGAACTGCGGCCAAAACCGGACCGGCTTGGTGCCGTGGCGAGCCGCGTTGGACAAAAAGTTTGACGTCTTTTGTTTCAACCAATCAG ATGACACGGCAGAGGAAGAAACGACGAGCCCGGTTTCCTCGGACTCCCTGAGTCCTACACCCGCTCTCTTCATTTTCAACCTTTCTTTGAGCTCCGAACTCTCGTTGCTGGACAGCCTGCAGGGGGCGCAGCTGGCCCGCTTATCCGGCGGCGAGCAAAGCTCCGGGAGAG GAAAAGTGATTGTCATCACCTCGGCGTGCGCCGTCCTCCTCGCTGCCATTGCCGTCCTCGCGTACGTGAAAGT gAAGAGGCGCCTCCACAGGGCTGACGCGACCCAAGAGCGAGGAGAAGTCGTTGATATCGGCAGTTAA